From Bordetella flabilis, the proteins below share one genomic window:
- a CDS encoding putative hydro-lyase — protein sequence MSALPQSASDGPSAPYRARLAARSGAMTGPTANVAPGHVQANLAILPREMADEFLRFCLRNPKPCPILAVSEPGDPALPELGVDIDIRTDIPRYRVWKDGVLVEEPLDVRHVWRDDLVSFLLGCSFSFEEAMLDNGLPVRHIEQGCNVPMYRTNVPTAPAGRFSGPLVVSMRPLKPADAIRAIQVTSRFPSVHGAPVHFGDPAAIGIADINRPEYGDPVEIRPGEVPVFWACGVTPQSVVAAVKPAFCITHAPGHMLVTDLINSRVAAL from the coding sequence ATGTCCGCACTTCCGCAATCCGCGTCCGATGGCCCATCGGCGCCTTATCGTGCCCGGCTGGCCGCCCGTTCGGGCGCGATGACCGGCCCCACCGCCAATGTGGCGCCTGGCCATGTCCAGGCCAACCTGGCGATCCTGCCCCGGGAAATGGCCGACGAATTCCTGCGCTTCTGCCTGCGCAATCCCAAGCCGTGTCCCATCCTGGCGGTGTCGGAGCCAGGCGATCCCGCCTTGCCGGAGCTCGGTGTGGACATCGATATCCGCACCGATATCCCGCGCTACCGCGTGTGGAAGGACGGCGTGCTGGTGGAAGAGCCCCTGGATGTGCGGCACGTGTGGCGCGACGATCTGGTGTCTTTCCTGCTCGGCTGCTCGTTCTCGTTCGAGGAAGCCATGCTGGACAATGGCCTGCCCGTGCGCCATATCGAGCAGGGCTGCAATGTGCCGATGTACCGGACCAATGTGCCTACCGCACCGGCCGGCCGTTTCAGCGGCCCCCTGGTGGTATCGATGCGGCCGCTCAAGCCGGCGGACGCCATACGCGCCATCCAGGTCACATCGCGCTTTCCCTCGGTGCACGGCGCGCCGGTGCACTTCGGCGACCCGGCGGCCATCGGCATTGCGGATATCAATCGGCCGGAATACGGCGACCCCGTGGAGATCCGGCCGGGCGAGGTGCCCGTGTTCTGGGCCTGCGGCGTCACGCCGCAGTCCGTGGTCGCGGCGGTCAAGCCGGCCTTCTGCATCACGCACGCGCCGGGCCATATGCTGGTGACCGATCTGATCAATAGCCGCGTGGCGGCGCTCTGA
- a CDS encoding ABC transporter substrate-binding protein → MRMIPHVAPVASKAKLIAGLAACMALMFGQPVAAQTKTVRIGAIYPLSGALASTGTEIKDAIELAVDIINNPHPELKGLPLAEGAGLPNLGGAKLEVVFGDSQGKPDVGLADAQRLIQQEKVVALTGAYQSAVTKTASRVAEQAGIPYLNGESSSPDLTERGYKWFFRTSPTDETFIENMLAFLDGIKQLPTKKIVVVYENTDFGVNTYKAVQKLAGKREITGIAYSAGSPSVTAEVQKLAASKPDVALFASYTSDAVLFVRTMREAKYAPPIFLANDAGFIDSKFVQDVGPQAQGVLTRDVWSNDVAAAKPGLKKINEMYKAKTGKDLNGNNARSMQGVLVLADAINRAGSTDPEAIRKALAATDLGDNQIAMPWAGVKFDNHNQNTKGAGLILELKGAGYVPVWPEQYRTDKSLPTLPFAWK, encoded by the coding sequence ATGAGAATGATCCCTCACGTGGCGCCGGTCGCGTCCAAAGCGAAGCTGATCGCCGGCCTCGCTGCGTGCATGGCGCTGATGTTCGGGCAGCCCGTCGCCGCCCAGACCAAGACCGTGCGCATCGGGGCCATCTATCCCTTGAGCGGCGCCCTGGCTTCCACGGGCACCGAGATCAAGGACGCTATCGAGCTTGCGGTCGACATCATCAACAACCCGCATCCGGAGCTCAAAGGACTGCCGCTGGCCGAAGGCGCGGGCCTGCCGAACCTCGGCGGCGCCAAGCTGGAAGTTGTGTTCGGCGATTCGCAGGGCAAGCCCGATGTCGGCCTGGCCGACGCGCAGCGGCTGATCCAGCAGGAGAAGGTCGTGGCCCTGACGGGCGCGTATCAGTCGGCGGTCACCAAGACGGCGAGCCGCGTTGCCGAACAGGCGGGTATCCCGTACCTGAACGGCGAATCCAGCAGCCCCGACCTGACCGAGCGCGGCTACAAGTGGTTCTTCCGCACGTCGCCCACGGATGAGACCTTCATCGAGAACATGCTGGCCTTCCTGGACGGCATCAAGCAGCTGCCCACGAAGAAGATCGTCGTGGTGTATGAAAACACCGACTTCGGCGTCAACACCTACAAGGCGGTCCAGAAGCTGGCCGGCAAGCGCGAGATCACCGGCATCGCCTATTCGGCGGGATCGCCCTCGGTGACGGCGGAAGTGCAGAAGCTGGCCGCCTCCAAGCCCGACGTCGCGCTGTTCGCCAGCTATACGTCCGACGCCGTGCTGTTCGTGCGCACCATGCGCGAAGCCAAGTACGCGCCGCCCATCTTCCTGGCCAACGATGCCGGCTTCATCGATTCGAAGTTCGTGCAGGACGTCGGTCCGCAAGCGCAGGGCGTGCTGACGCGCGACGTGTGGAGCAATGACGTCGCCGCCGCCAAGCCGGGCCTGAAGAAGATCAATGAGATGTACAAGGCGAAGACCGGCAAGGACCTGAACGGCAACAATGCCCGTTCCATGCAGGGCGTCCTCGTGCTCGCCGATGCGATCAACCGTGCGGGTTCCACCGATCCCGAAGCGATACGCAAGGCGCTCGCGGCGACGGACCTGGGCGACAACCAGATCGCCATGCCGTGGGCCGGCGTGAAGTTCGACAACCACAACCAGAACACCAAGGGCGCGGGCCTGATCCTGGAATTGAAGGGCGCGGGTTACGTGCCTGTATGGCCGGAACAATA